GTTCATCAATAGAAACGAAACTTTTGTAAACGCTATTTAGTTATCGCAAATCCTCTTCTTTGTTACCTTTTAGTATTCGTATTATCAGGTTCGGCAATTAAGCATTGTCGGTCTAAGTTCAGGCGTTTCAGAGGCATTTTTACGCTTCAATGGTTCTTTGGTATTGCCTCATTTTAGCCTGCATCCGTGTTTTCCTCGCCGCATTTTTAACCCCAATTGTTGCGAGGATATTTGGTTTATCAGTTCCAAACTTGTTGAAGCCAAGTCGTTCAAATGGCGTAAAAAGTGTATCTGTTTTCCATTTACTTCATCTCGCAATTTAAGAACATTTTGTTCGCTTAATTGCCATTGGTAAATTAGAATCAGGGCTCAGACAATTTTGGCGGGGCAGTTCTTTACCAAGTTGGCCAAGCCGAAAGTAAGTCCGCACAACAATCGCATCAACACGATTTATTACACTCGGCGTTCTGGGTTTGTCTTTAGTTTTGTGATTAAGGCGGTTAATTCAGGTTGGTTGGCATAGTAATAAACGTGTTATGCAAGCGTTCCTTTCTTCTTTGTTGCCTTTTGGTTTCCGTATTATCAGGTTCGGCAAATTAGCCCTTATTTCCCTAAGTTCAGGCGTTTCAGAAGCTATTTTACGCTTCAATTGTTCTTTGGTGATGCCTCATTTTAGTTTGCATCAGTGTTTTCCTCGTAGCATTTTCAATCCCAATTGTGGTTAGGGTATCTGGTTTATCAGCCGAAAACTGGCTGAAACCAAGCCGTTCAAATGACGTAAAAAATGTATCTGTTTTCCATTCACTTTATCTCGCAATTTAAGAACATTTTGTTCGCTTAATTACTACCGGTAAATTAGAATCAGGGCATAGAAAATCTTGGCAGGGCAGTTCTTTACCAAGTAGGCCAAGCCGAAAGTAAGCACGCACAACAATCGCATCAACACGATGCTTATTACATTCGGCGTTTTTGGTTTGAAGTGTAATTGGTTTGGTAAAGTTGGTCGTCAGCACGTGTTATGCCAGCGTTATGTATACAATCTGAAGGAAATTAAGTGTATATTTTTCAAAAAGGCCAGGTTTGCGATCTCAAAACTCGAGAATTAACTGAGTTGCTTGAGATGCTAGATCAAAAGTTAAGCTCATTAATTTTAGAAAGTAATAAATCAGAGGATCCAGACGCACTTGGTTTGTATGATAGAGCTGAATACTTTATTGGCATCGGTTTCGTTGCAATGCAGCAATATATAGCAGATACGATGTTTAACTCTAAAGTAAGTAAAAAAAATGCTCTTAACCTTGGTAATAAATCACCTAAAGGTATTCCTTATATTGCGATAATCAATTTTGCTGCAAATTGGTGGAAACATGAAGCTGAATGGGATTGGTTTGGTGAAGGTGAAATAGATCAACAAACGTTTAAAGATGTTTTGAATGTTTCAGGGTCTGTTGAATATCCACTTTCCAATATACTTTCGCATTTATGTGCTGAGAACGAACTTTCATTATCTCTAGTTATTCCAAAATTAGAAAGTTGGCGAGATGAGTTCATTAAATATCGTCAGAATCAATGTAACAATAACCAGTATACATAACAATCGCATCAACACGATTTACTACACTCGGCATCTCAGGTTGTCGGGTGTTTCTCGTTTTAAGACGTCAATTTTAGGTATAATCGCATGGTAGTAAACGTGTTATGCAGGCGTTACACGAACTCTAAGATCGCAGTTTTTTAGCTCAGTTCAGCGATTGAGCCGTTAGTTTTTTAGGTGTGAAAGTAAGGTGGATTTCCTTTTTCTTTGTTGCCTTTTGGTGTTCGTTTCATCAGGTTCGGCATTGAACTATTATTGCCCCAAATTCAGGCGTTTCAGAAGCTAATTTACGCTTCAATTGTTCTTTGGCTATGCCTCATTTTATCCTGCATCAGTGTTTTTCTCTCAGCATTTTCAATCCCAATTGTGGTTAGGACATTTGGTTTATCAGTTCCAAACTTGCTGAAACCAAATTGTACAAATGATGTAAGAAAAAGGATTGTTTCGTTTCACAGTTATTGTTGTTGATTGGATATTTTGCTCGCTTAATTGAACCAGTCTAATTAAACTCAATTTACAGCAAATCTTGGTAAATCAGTTCTTTACCAAGTTAATAGAAGCGTTGACGAAGATCGTGTAACAAAGCAATCAACACGATGCTAATTACATTCGGCGTTTGTGGTTTGAAGTATAATTGGTTTGGAAAGTCAGTCGTTCGCACGTGTTATTGCGGCGTTGTGCGTACTGAGTCCGAAATTTTTTGCACGGTTCATCAATAGAACCGAGACTTTCGTAGTTTCGGCTTAGTAAGCGTGAATTTCTTCTTTGTTGCTTTTTGGTTTCCGTTTCATCAAGTTCGGCAAATTAGCCCTTATTTCCCTAAGTTCAGGCGTTTCAGAGGCATTTTTACGCTTCAATTGTTCTTTGGTTATGCCTCATTTTAGTCTGCATCCGTGCTTTACTCTTGGCATTTTCAATCCCAATTGTGGTTAGGATATTTGGTTTATCAGCTCTAAACTTGTTGAAACTAAGTCGTTCAAATGATGTAAAAAGTGTGTTGGTTTTCCATTTACTTCATCTCGCAATTTAAGGATATTTTGTTCGCTTAATTACTACCGGTAAATTAGAATCAGGGCTTAGAAAATGTTGGAAGGGCAGTTCTTTACCAAGTTAGCCAAGCCGAAAGTAAGTCCGCACAACAATCGCATCAACACGATTTATTACATTCGGCATTCTGGGTTTGCCTTGGGTTTTGTTATTAGGGCGGTTAATTCAGGTTGGTTTGCATAGTAATAAACGTGTTATGCCAGCGTTACACGAACTCTAAGAACGCAGTTTTTTGGCTCAATTCAGCGATTGAACCGTTAGTTCTTTAGGCGTGAAAGTAGGGTGGTTTTCCTTCTTCTTTGTTTCCTTTTAGTTTTCATTTTATTAGGTTCGGCAACTGAACATTATTTCCAAAAGTTGATGGGTTTCAGAAACTAATTCACGCTTCAATTGTTCGTGGTTTTGCCTCATTTTATCCTGCATTAGTGTTTTCTTCTCAGCATTATCAATCCCAATTGTGGCGAGGATATTTGGTTTATCAGCTCCAAACTTGCTGAAACAAAATCGTACAAATGATGTAAGAAAAAGGGATTGTTTAATCTCGCAGTTTTTGCCGTTGAAGTGATATTTTGCTCGCTTAATTGAGCTAGTCTAATTAAACTCAGTTTACAGTAAATCTTGGTAAATCAGTTCTTTACCAATTAAAGCGAAGCGTTGACAAAGATCGTGTAACAAAGCAATCAACACGATGCTAATTACACTCGGCGTTTGTGGTTTGAAGTATAATTGGTTTGGAAAGTAAAGCGTTCGCACGTGTTATTGCGGCGTTACACGAACTCTAAGATTGCAGTTTTTTTGCTCAGTTCAGCGATTGAGCCGTTAGTTTTTTAGGCGTGAAAGTAGGGTGGGTTTCCTTTTTCTTTGTTGCCTTTTGGTTTTCATTTCGTCAGGTTCGGCATTGAGCTATTATTGTCCTAAATTCAGGCGTTTCAGCGGCTAATTTACGCTTCAATTGTTCTTTGGTTATGCCTCATTTTAGCCTGGATCAGTGTTTTTCTCTTAGCATTTTTAATCCCAATTGTGGAAAGGATATTTGGTTTATCAGTTCCAAACTTGCTGAAACCAGATCGTACAAATGGCGTAAGAAAAAGGGATTGCTTCGTTTCACAGTTATTGGCGGTGATTGGATATTTTGCTCGCTTAATTGAGCCAGTCTAATTAAACTCAGTTTACAGTAAATCTTGGCAAATCAATTCTTTACCAAGTTAATGGAAGCGTTGACAAAGATCGTGTAACAAATGCATCAACACGATTTGCTACACTCGGCGTTGTCAGTTTTCCTTTAGTTTCAGTGATTAAGGCAGTAAAATTCAGCTAAGCCTGTATCGTAGCAAACGTGTTATGCAGGCGTTAACTGCTTCTTTGTTACCTGTGCAATATATTGTACATTTTGTTTTTATGAATTATACTTGTTCAATATTAGGTACAACTCAACAAAGAGGTAATTATGCGTATAGTTTCTTTTACTGAAGCCAGAAATGGTCTTAAATCTGTTCTTGATGGCGTGGTTAATGATGCAGACTGCACAGTTATCACTCGTCGAGATTCTGAAGATGCGGTTGTAATGTCTATGGATTATTACAATAGTTTAATGGAAACGATATATTTATCTCGTTCTCCTGCAAATGCAGCTCATTTAAATAAATCAATTGCTCAATACAATGCTGGCCAAACTACGGAAAGAGGCTTGCTTGAATGAGTCGAATGTTAGCTTGGACTGATGAAGCGTGGGATGATTATTTATATTGGCAAGGACAGGATAAGAAAACCCTCAAACGTATTAATAAGTTAATCACAGATGCAAAGCGTTCACCGTTTGAAGGCATTGGCAAACCTGAGCCATTGAAAGAGAACTTAGCTGGTTTTTGGTCACGCAGGATTGATGATACAAATAGACTGGTTTATGCCGTTAATGATTCACATTTGACGATAATTTCTTGTCGTTATCACTACTAATTGAATCGCAGTTAACAAATGCATCAACACGATTTACTACACTCGGCATCTCAGGTTGTCGGGTGTTTCTCGTTTTAAGGCGTCAATTTTGAGTATAATTGCATAGTAGTAAACGTGTTATGCAGGCGTTAACTGCTTCTTTGTTACCTGTGCAATATATTGTACATTTTGTTTTTATGAATTATACTTGTTCAATATTAGGTACAACTCAACAAAGAGGTAATTATGCGTATAGTTTCTTTTACTGAAGCCAGAAATGGTCTTAAATCTGTTCTTGATGGCGTGGTTAATGATGCAGACTGCACAGTTATCACTCGTCGAGATTCTGAAGACGCGGTTGTAATGTCTATGGACTATTATAACAGTTTAATGGAAACGATATATTTATCACGTTCTCCTGCGAATGCTGCTCATTTAAACAAATCAATAGCTCAATACAATGCAGGTCAAACTACGGAAAGAGGCTTGCTTGAATGAGTCGAATGTTAGCTTGGACTGATGAAGCGTGGGATGATTATTTATATTGGCAAGGGCAGGATAAGAAAACGCTTAAACGTATTAATAAGTTAATCACAGATGCAAAGCGTTCACCGTTTGAAGGCATTGGCAAACCTGAGCCCTTGAAAGAAAACTTAGCTGGTTTTTGGTCACGTAGGATTGATGATACAAATAGACTGGTTTATACCGTTAATGATTCACATTTGACGATAATTTCTTGTCGTTATCATTACTAATTGAATCGCAGTTAACAAATGCATCAACACGATTTACTACACTCGGCATCTCAGGTTGTCGGGTGTTTCTCGTTTTAAGGCGTCAATATTAAGTATAATTGCATAGTAGTAAACGTGTTATGCAAGCGTTATACCTTGGTGTGCCCACAGAATTAGAACACATTCTATACTTAGGTTATACCTATCTGGAGGCTACCATGAGCAAGCATTATACTAAATCTTACCCTGAAGAGTATCGTAAAGAAGCTGTCCGACTCGCAGATCAAAAAGATAGAACGACGGCTTCCGTCGCGAAGGAATTAGGGTTACACCCTAATCAAATTTATAACTGGCGAAGACAGTTTAACCTTCTGACAAATAAACAGTTTACGGTTCATGATGGTATCGATTATTCAATAAAAGAAAACTCAGAAATGCGTAAGATGAGAAAAGAGCTAAATGACCTAAAAAAAGAGAATGAGTTCTTAAAAAAGGCAGCGGCGTACTTTGCCAAAAACCAAGAGTAAAGTACGCACTTATTCGTGATTTTAGAAGTAACTATAGTGTTCGTTTTCTTTGCCGAGTTTTAAAAGCATCTTCAACTGGTTTTTATGCATGGCATAATAAATCATTAAGCAAAGCCTCCAAAAGGAGGCTAGACTTTGAAAAGAAGATATTATCAACCTTTGCTGAGTTTGAGGCTAAATACGGCTCTAGAAGAGTTAGGAATGAGCTTGTAAAGCTAGGATATCCTTGTTCAACTAATTATGTAGCAAAGATCATGAAGGATCGAGGTATTAGAGCCCATAACGGAAAAGGCTTCCGTTATGGACGACGAGTTGAATCAACTCGTAATGTGGTAGGCAACATTTTAGACCGGCGCTTTACCGCTGAAAGCCCCAATGAACGTTGGACAACAGATATTACGTACATTTGGGTTAACGATAAATTTATGTACCTGGCCGTTGTTATGGACTTATTTTCAAGGAAAATAATTGGGTGGTCATTAGACGACTCAATGACTGAGGTTCTTATTTCAGATGCATTAAAAATGGCCTTCCGTCGAAGAAAGATTAAACAAGGTTTAATCATTCATTCAGATCGAGGAGTTCAATACCGTTCTAACAATTATCAAGAACTTATAAATGATAATGGTTGCGTCCAAAGTATGAGTCGAACAGGAAACTGCTGGGATAATGCAGCAATGGAATCCTTTTTCAGTCGACTAAAAGTCGAACTGATTTACCCAAAGAATTATCAAACAGTTACCGATGTTCAAACTGGCATATTTGAATATATTGAGATCTTCTATAATCGTAAGCGCAGTCACTCAACATTAAACAACTTGAGTCCATTTGAATTTGAAAGTAAATTTGTAAAATAAAGTGTTCGCTTTTCGAGGGGCACACCAACCTTTAGTGTGTTTCTAAATCCATTACTTTACAGCGTATTGGTAATATACTTATTTTCGCATTAGAAGAAAGGTCTCGTACAAACTCAAAGCATTTAGTTAAGTCTTGAGTTTCTATTTTTAAATTATTATCAACTCGACCATCATCTGTCATGTCAGTATTAACAACACTAGGGCATAAACAGCAAACATTAATATTAAAAGGGAGAAGCTCATTATAGAGTGATTCACTATAACTTATTATTGCTGATTTGGTTGCTGAGTATGCCGCTATTTTGGGTACAGATTTTAAACCTGCTGTTGACCCTATGTTATATATCTCTCCAAAGCCTTGAATTTTCATTTTTTCGGCTAATAAATTACAAATAATCATAGTGGAGAGTACATTGACATTCATTAACTCAGATAGCTCATAGGAAGTTAAGCTGGTGTTTCCTGCTCTTAATATTCCAGCACTATTAACAACAACATCAATTTTTTTATATGAATTAATAATGGATTTTATTTCAGACTCAACAGCACTTGGGTTGTTGAAATCTACTGCTACGGTTTTTATTACGCACGATGAATATAACTTTTGTAATTCTGTTTCTATCTGTTCTAGATTTTCTTTTGTAAGTGCCAACAAGATTAATGAATAACCTTCCTGAGCAAAGTAATGGGCAATAGCTTTGCCTATTCCTCGGCTAGCTCCGGTTATTAATGCAATTTTCTCCATAAGAAACTCTCTAATTAAGTAGATAAAAAAGTCAATTCTTAGTTTTAAATTTCTATTGTTTTACTAATTTTGATAAAGCATTACTTTCTGATTTTTTGTCTGTATAACGCGATATCATCGATGGTTAAAACAGGCAAGTTATGTTTATCTGCAAAAGTAACTATTTCTTGCGTCTTGGACATTGAACCATCAAAATTTGTTACTTCACATAAAACACCTGCTGGGGTGAGTCCAGCCAACACCATTATATCAATTGTTCCTTCAGTATGTCCACGCCTAGTTAAAACACCGCCATCTTTTCCTCTTAACGGGAAAACATGTCCAGGTCTGGCAAGATCGTATGCTATGGCTTCTTTTTTACAGGCCGTTTTAATTGTTGTAACTCTATCGGATGCAGATACACCTGTTGTTACACCCTTTCTAGCTTCTATTGAGATAGTAAATGCTGTTTGATTTACACTTTCATTATCTTTAACCATTGGTGGAAGTTCAAGGTCGTCAGCTCTATCTTCTGTCAGACATAAACATACTATACCACTACAATTACGGATCATTAGAGCCATTTGTTCTGAGGTCAGATAATCTACTGAATATATAAGGTCTCCCTCATTCTCACGACACTCATCATCAAGTAACAAAACGCCATTACCTTGCTGAACAGATTTTATAGCCTGCTCGACACGTTCAAAAGGAGAACCAAATTTACTAATTAGTGACTCTTGGTTATGTATCATTACTACAAACTCCATATTGGTAGTTAATTAAGATATTAGATATTTCTTTTATCTACGTCATAATGATTTTATTACAATTTTAGTTATGTTATTACTGTAAATTATTACAGGTTGATCTTTTACTAGTCATATAAAAGGTATAACAAATGCATCAACACGATTTGCTACACTCGGCGTTGTCAGTTTGCCTTTAGTTTCAGTAATTAAGGCGTTAAAATTCAGCTAGGCCTGTATCGTAGCAAACGTGTTATGCAGGCGTTATAACCTCAAGAGGAAATCATGGAATTAGAGGCTTTTGGATATAAGGATTATGATCAGCTTACTGCCTGGATAGATAGCGAAAAACTTTGTTATTTGTGGGGCGGGCCAGCTTATAAATATCCTCTTACTCACGAACAAATTGAAACTCATTGTAAGCAGTTACAGGTGTTTCCATTTCTATTTACTGTTGAGAATAATCCGGTTGGTTTTGTGGAGCTTTACCAAGTTTCAGTTAATGAATTTCGTATCTGTCGCGTATTTATCTCACCTGAATATCGAGGCCAGAATTTAGCTCAAACCATGCTACAGCTACTTATTGAAAAGGCTCAGGTTAATTACAAAGCTAATTTACTGACATTAGGTGTTTTCAGTCACAATAAATCAGCTATTTCATGTTACGAAAAACTGGGTTTTGTAGAATTTGAGCAGGTAACTAATAGCTTATCATTTGATGGTGAGAGTTGGGATTTGTCACGCATGGAAAAACGGTTATAACAAATGCATCAACACGATTTGCTACACTCGGCGTTGTCAGTTTGCCTTTAGTTTCAGTGATTAAGGCGTTAAAATTCAGTTAGGTCTGTATCGTAGCAAACGTGTTATGCAGGCGTTAAATGCCTAAGGTTTATATATCTCTTTTAAATAATCAACACATGTGTTTATATACAGTCATTATGTGAAATCAAAGGTGATCTTATGAAGTGTATAAACTGTAGTTTACAACAAAGTGATAAAAATAAGTTTTGTTCTGAGTGTGGTACAAAATTAAAACCAGTGTCATCCACGGATATTACTACTGGTGATAACTCTGTAAATGTAGGTATTAATAGTACTATTGATAATAGCACTATCAATCTGTATACCGGACCAAAAGATGACCCTAAAGATGTTGCTTATATTGAAAGAAAACAAATTAAGCCATTGAGTTTATTTGGTTTTCACTTAAAAACAACATGGTTGATTTATAGTGGTATAATTTCGATGTTAGGTAGTTTTGCAAGTATCTTTAGTGTCTGGAGTTTTGGTAGTACGTGGTTATTGTTATTAATGCCATTAGGTGGATTTGCCTTTGTAATGGGGATTGCTTTAAAAAGACAAAAATTTGCTCATTTTTGGGCATTTTTAAATATTGAAGCAGGAATAGATGATAGGATTTATAAAACGGTAATTGAAGGCGATTGTCCGAAATGTACAGGAAAACTTAAGTTACGAAGTATAGGACCTGAAAATGATAAAAAAACAATAGTAAGATGTACCCGTAATCCTGATCACCTTTGGAGTTTTGACCCTACTGTATTAGATGATCTGTAAGGCATTTAACAATTGCATCAACACGATTTACTACACTCGGCATCTCAGGTTGTCGGGTGTTTCTCGTTTTAAGGCGTCAATATTGAGTATAATTGCATAGTAGTAAACGTGTTATGCAGGCGTTATAAGCACCGATTTATTAAGGTTATTTGAGCCAGAGGTAAAGGTTTGAAATTTTCTACGCGTTCAGCGAAAGATAGTGATTTTGAGTTCTTATTTGAACTTAAAAAGGCGGCTGAATTTGAGCCAATTAAGGCTGTGTTTGGTTGGGACGATAAAATCCAACGTGAAATGCATCAAGATGAATGGGATGAAGAAAAACCAACCATCATTGAAATGTCAGGTGAAGCAATCGGTAGCTATTTGCTTCAAAACAAAGGCGACCATTTCTATTTTTGCCGTTTCTTTTTATTGCCAAGTTTTCACGGAAAGGGAATAGGAAGCCAGGTTTTAAGTCAGTGTTTAAAATTTGCTGATAGCGAAAATAAACCAGTGAAATTGTGTTATTTGCAAGGTAATCGGGTAGGCGGTTTATATCGTAAATTTGGTTTCCAAGTAACATCAGAAGGTGCTCAATTTGTTCATATGAACCGTGTGAGAGTGTGCTTATAACAAATGCATCAACACGATTTACTACACTCGGCAATCTCAGTTTGCCGAGTGTTTCTCGTTTTAAGGCGTCAATATTAAGTATAATTGCATAGTAGTAAACGTGTTATGCAGGCGTTATATTTTCAAGGAGGTTCAGTGAAAGGTTTATTTTTAGGTGCAGGTGCTTCAGTCGAATGTGGTATGCCGCTTGTTTGGGCGTTTACGAGTACGTTGTCGAAAAATATTTTATCTAGATTGGATATAAATTTATTCAATTTTCACGATGACGAAAGTATAAAAAAGAGATTTGTTTCAGTTTTTCAAAGTGAAACTATGCACTATGAAGAAATGGTGAAGTATTTAGAAAATTGGAAACTAGAAGCGGAAACACCTCAAGAAGAAGAGATTGTTAGCGGTTTAATCAAGCAGGTTACTGAGTGTATTCAGTTGTTGTTACTGGAGATGCAAGAAAAGTGCTTACCTAAAATGAAATTTAGGTTTAAAAATTATTTTGGATTGGAGGCATTGCTTGAGCAACAAGGTAAAATCGAAATATTTTCTCTTAATCATGATCTGATTATCGAAGAGCTATGTGCTTATTATTGTTTGGGCTTAAAAGACGGTTTTTACGCCAATAGAGAGCACAACTACATGAATCTAGGTGAATTTAGGTTAATTACTTCGGAAGAACTATCGGAACAAAAATTAGACTTCTATGAAGAAAATGAGAAAGGAATAAACCTACTGAAACTTCACGGATCTTTTGATATTTTCGCCATTGAAGATAAGAAAACATATTTAAAATCAGTAGGTAATGGAAGTCTCGGTTCTTTTGTGTCTGCAATCAGAAATATTGAATCAAAGAGTTTAGAAGTTTGCCAAAAAATGCAAAACCGAGGGGTTAATGAATTGTTTGTTAATGACTCTTCTGGTGAGCTACAATTTCTAAGGCGTTCATTATTATCTGGGGGTCATAAATTCAAAGGTAAATTTGAGCAGATCGCTCCTGTTGCATTGTTTAATGCATTTAAAAGTAGAATCAACAATGTTCAAGAGTTAGTAGTTATTGGTTACGGTTTCGGTGATGAGCACGTTAATGAAGTTATGCTTGAGTGGCTATCAAATTCGGATAACCAGCTAACGATTACTAACCCGTATTGTAATGAGATTCCTGATTTTCTTAAAATTTACCAAGCTCAAGTGAAAATAATTAAGAAAGGCTTAACAGACTATCTTTTGTCTATTGATCCATTAAAGGATACTCCTGAAAGGAAAGTACAAAGAGAACTAATACAGTACTTAGAAACTCTTTCATCTGATGAATTAACAAAATTAGTAAAACAGAGTCGCTCCGCGAAGGTACATCCACAAGCTTAGTGAAATGAAAATATAACAAATGCATCAACACGATTTACTACACTCGGCATCTCAGGTTGTCGGGTGTTTCTCGTTTTAAGGCGTCAATATTAAGTATAGTTGCATGGTAGTAAACGTGTTATGCAGGCGTTAGCTGCTTCAAAGAAGGAATTTAGTATGCAAGATGAGAAATGGCTCTCAGGTACGGAGCTCAAAGGGAAAATAGTCACATTAATTCCACTACAACTAGATCATGCGTCAGCTCTTGTTGAAACGGCTTCTGATGGTGAACTTTGGGACTTATGGTATACGAAAATACCAAATAAAGAGACTGTAAACGGTTATATTGAATTGGCTTTAAGCGAACAAGGCGCTGGGTGTTCTTTGGCTTTTTCTGTCATTGATAATGAAACTCAAACCATAATCGGTACAACTCGTTTATGCCACGCTGATTGTGTGAATAAACGGGTAGAAATCGGTTATACGTGGTATGCGAAAAGCTACCAGAGAACATCAGTAAATACCGAATGTAAGTTCCTTCTTCTTTCTCATGCATTTGAAAACCTCTCAGCAATCGCAGTTGAGTTTAGAACTCATTGGCATAATCACGCTTCACGTAATGCAATCGCTCGTTTGGGCGCAAAGCAGGACGGTGTAATTAGAAATCATCAACAAATGGCAGATGGTAGCTATCGAGATACCGTTGTATTTTCGATAATTAATAGTGAGTGGCTGGCCGTAAAAGCTAGTTTGTTATTCAAACTGGAAAGGCGCAGCTAACAAATGCATCAACACGATTTGCTACACTCGGCGTTGTCAGTTTGCCTTTAGTTTCAGTGATTAAGGCGTTAAAATTCAGCTAGGCCTGTATCGTAGCAAACGTGTTATGCAGGCGTTATACGAACTCTGAGAATGCAGTTTTTGGGTTCAGTTCAGCGATTGAACCATTAGCTTTTTAGGTGTGAAAGTAGGGTGGTTTTCCTTTTTCTTTGTTGCCTTTTGGTGTTCGTTTCATCAGGTT
The window above is part of the Aliivibrio fischeri ATCC 7744 = JCM 18803 = DSM 507 genome. Proteins encoded here:
- a CDS encoding type II toxin-antitoxin system Phd/YefM family antitoxin, producing the protein MRIVSFTEARNGLKSVLDGVVNDADCTVITRRDSEDAVVMSMDYYNSLMETIYLSRSPANAAHLNKSIAQYNAGQTTERGLLE
- a CDS encoding Txe/YoeB family addiction module toxin; this translates as MSRMLAWTDEAWDDYLYWQGQDKKTLKRINKLITDAKRSPFEGIGKPEPLKENLAGFWSRRIDDTNRLVYAVNDSHLTIISCRYHY
- a CDS encoding type II toxin-antitoxin system Phd/YefM family antitoxin, producing the protein MRIVSFTEARNGLKSVLDGVVNDADCTVITRRDSEDAVVMSMDYYNSLMETIYLSRSPANAAHLNKSIAQYNAGQTTERGLLE
- a CDS encoding Txe/YoeB family addiction module toxin, with amino-acid sequence MSRMLAWTDEAWDDYLYWQGQDKKTLKRINKLITDAKRSPFEGIGKPEPLKENLAGFWSRRIDDTNRLVYTVNDSHLTIISCRYHY
- a CDS encoding transposase, encoding MSKHYTKSYPEEYRKEAVRLADQKDRTTASVAKELGLHPNQIYNWRRQFNLLTNKQFTVHDGIDYSIKENSEMRKMRKELNDLKKENEFLKKAAAYFAKNQE
- a CDS encoding IS3 family transposase encodes the protein MRDFRSNYSVRFLCRVLKASSTGFYAWHNKSLSKASKRRLDFEKKILSTFAEFEAKYGSRRVRNELVKLGYPCSTNYVAKIMKDRGIRAHNGKGFRYGRRVESTRNVVGNILDRRFTAESPNERWTTDITYIWVNDKFMYLAVVMDLFSRKIIGWSLDDSMTEVLISDALKMAFRRRKIKQGLIIHSDRGVQYRSNNYQELINDNGCVQSMSRTGNCWDNAAMESFFSRLKVELIYPKNYQTVTDVQTGIFEYIEIFYNRKRSHSTLNNLSPFEFESKFVK
- a CDS encoding SDR family NAD(P)-dependent oxidoreductase, whose amino-acid sequence is MEKIALITGASRGIGKAIAHYFAQEGYSLILLALTKENLEQIETELQKLYSSCVIKTVAVDFNNPSAVESEIKSIINSYKKIDVVVNSAGILRAGNTSLTSYELSELMNVNVLSTMIICNLLAEKMKIQGFGEIYNIGSTAGLKSVPKIAAYSATKSAIISYSESLYNELLPFNINVCCLCPSVVNTDMTDDGRVDNNLKIETQDLTKCFEFVRDLSSNAKISILPIRCKVMDLETH
- the ribB gene encoding 3,4-dihydroxy-2-butanone-4-phosphate synthase, whose amino-acid sequence is MIHNQESLISKFGSPFERVEQAIKSVQQGNGVLLLDDECRENEGDLIYSVDYLTSEQMALMIRNCSGIVCLCLTEDRADDLELPPMVKDNESVNQTAFTISIEARKGVTTGVSASDRVTTIKTACKKEAIAYDLARPGHVFPLRGKDGGVLTRRGHTEGTIDIMVLAGLTPAGVLCEVTNFDGSMSKTQEIVTFADKHNLPVLTIDDIALYRQKIRK
- a CDS encoding GNAT family N-acetyltransferase, with the translated sequence MELEAFGYKDYDQLTAWIDSEKLCYLWGGPAYKYPLTHEQIETHCKQLQVFPFLFTVENNPVGFVELYQVSVNEFRICRVFISPEYRGQNLAQTMLQLLIEKAQVNYKANLLTLGVFSHNKSAISCYEKLGFVEFEQVTNSLSFDGESWDLSRMEKRL
- a CDS encoding zinc ribbon domain-containing protein; this translates as MKCINCSLQQSDKNKFCSECGTKLKPVSSTDITTGDNSVNVGINSTIDNSTINLYTGPKDDPKDVAYIERKQIKPLSLFGFHLKTTWLIYSGIISMLGSFASIFSVWSFGSTWLLLLMPLGGFAFVMGIALKRQKFAHFWAFLNIEAGIDDRIYKTVIEGDCPKCTGKLKLRSIGPENDKKTIVRCTRNPDHLWSFDPTVLDDL
- a CDS encoding GNAT family N-acetyltransferase, with the protein product MKFSTRSAKDSDFEFLFELKKAAEFEPIKAVFGWDDKIQREMHQDEWDEEKPTIIEMSGEAIGSYLLQNKGDHFYFCRFFLLPSFHGKGIGSQVLSQCLKFADSENKPVKLCYLQGNRVGGLYRKFGFQVTSEGAQFVHMNRVRVCL
- a CDS encoding GNAT family N-acetyltransferase, with the protein product MQDEKWLSGTELKGKIVTLIPLQLDHASALVETASDGELWDLWYTKIPNKETVNGYIELALSEQGAGCSLAFSVIDNETQTIIGTTRLCHADCVNKRVEIGYTWYAKSYQRTSVNTECKFLLLSHAFENLSAIAVEFRTHWHNHASRNAIARLGAKQDGVIRNHQQMADGSYRDTVVFSIINSEWLAVKASLLFKLERRS